One Hordeum vulgare subsp. vulgare chromosome 4H, MorexV3_pseudomolecules_assembly, whole genome shotgun sequence DNA window includes the following coding sequences:
- the LOC123450571 gene encoding alanine--tRNA ligase-like encodes MAASRSMLETSQHAAGPSHASRRGPTIRSRATPRQPPARSRLHSPAQSAACTAPPSASISAAAAPIRPDPTIYAANLPPEPRCPRPLRRWRQPPALLRSGSSSGRGADGSSENESLPAQTFVDLPDLVRVVSIGRKVEDLLANPESKEWLSISTELCGGTHISNTRDAAAFALLSEEGITKGVRRITAVTAECASQAMKLASSIDSDINEASKLDGATLEKKTGSTKNTPDAAAIPAARKADVKGNVSKLEEQLREAKKIMGKGNIQKAVKTAIDAAEAAVSKGKPFCVTHADVGLDTTAIREAVVKAMDRFKKDLN; translated from the exons ATGGCGGCCAGCCGCTCCATGCTCGAGACCTCGCAGCACGCCGCCGGCCCCTCGCATGCATCTCGCCGGGGACCCACCATCCGCAGTCGAGCCACCCCGCGCCAGCCACCGGCCCGCAGCCGACTCCACTCGCCGGCCCAAAGCGCCGCCTGTACTGCACCGCCCTCTGCCTCGATCTCCGCCGCCGCAGCCCCGATCCGGCCCGATCCG accaTCTACGCCGCCAACCTGCCACCGGAGCCTCGCTGCCCTCGCCCCTTGCGCCGGTGGAGGCAGCCGCCGGCCCTGCTACGCTCGGGCTCGAGCAGCGGGAGGGGCGCGGACGGCAGTTCAGAAAATGAATCCCTCCCAGCTCAGACTTTTGTAGATCTACCTGATCTTGTAAGAGTTGTATCGATTGGCCGCAAAGTGGAAGATCTGCTTGCAAACCCTGAAAGCAAAGAATGGTTATCCATATCAACTGAGCTGTGTGGAG GTACACACATTTCAAACACTAGGGATGCTGCAGCATTTGCTCTCTTATCCGAAGAGGGTATCACAAAAGGTGTTCGGAGGATAACGGCTGTTACTGCTGAGTGTGCCTCACAGGCTATGAAGTTGGCATCATCTATCGATAGTGATATCAACGAAGCATCTAAACTGGACGGGGCGACATTGGAAAAG AAAACTGGGTCCACCAAGAATACACCGGATGCAGCTGCTATCCCAGCTGCACGAAAAGCTGATGTAAAAGGCAATGTCTCAAAGCTGGAA GAGCAACTTAGGGAGGCGAAGAAGATAATGGGCAAAGGAAATATCCAAAAGGCTGTCAAGACTGCCATAGATGCCGCAGAAGCTGCTGTTTCTAAAGGAAAACCCTTCTGTGTTACTCATGCCGACGTGGGTCTTGATACCACTGCTATCCGCGAAGCAGTTGTCAAAGCCATGGATCGGTTCAAG AAAGATCTGAACTAG